From Falco cherrug isolate bFalChe1 chromosome 4, bFalChe1.pri, whole genome shotgun sequence, one genomic window encodes:
- the MPLKIP gene encoding M-phase-specific PLK1-interacting protein produces MYRQSFRPPTPPYAGGGFRSPPSGGGPVPPSPRGYGSPHHTPPYGYRPGPYGSGHSPRGHGFHGGGGRFESPSPGGQTPRRPQSISPRYPAPYSGKSPAGAVLHPQQHKRSPGGFQRHYQGSPRTSTPFGTAHGREKRVSNDVENYYRPSMLEDPWAGLEPVSVTDINQQYSSEQTTYTGKKGRYFS; encoded by the exons ATGTACCGGCAGAGCTTCCGCCCCCCGACGCCGCCGTACGCGGGCGGCGGGTTCCGGAGCCCTCCCTCCGGTGGGGGCCCCGTGCCGCCCTCCCCGCGGGGCTACGGGAGCCCTCATCACACGCCGCCCTACGGCTACCGGCCCGGGCCTTACGGCAGCGGCCACTCGCCGCGAGGCCACGGCTTccacggcggcggcgggcggttCGAGAGCCCCTCGCCGGGGGGGCAGACCCCGCGCAGGCCGCAGAGCATCAGCCCCCGGTACCCGGCTCCCTACAGCGGCAAATCCCCGGCTGGAGCTGTCCTGCACCCGCAGCAGCACAAGCGCTCTCCCGGGGGCTTCCAGAGGCACTACCAG GGATCACCCAGGACATCTACTCCATTTGGTACAGCGCatggcagagagaaaagagTGTCTAATGATGTGGAAAACTATTACAGACCTTCAATGCTTGAGGACCCATGGGCTGGCCTAGAGCCAGTTTCTGTTACAGACATAAACCAGCAATACAGCAGTGAGCAAACAACATATACTGGTAAAAAAGGGAGGTATTTCAGCTAA